Proteins encoded together in one Synechococcus sp. BL107 window:
- a CDS encoding triacylglycerol lipase encodes MIPLVLVHGLWDRPRVFHRLIQAMDQSQRDLLAPHLPHGLGDVPLRQLAQRLDEQIRHRFGADTCVDLLGFSMGGIIGRIWLQDLGGAARTRRFFSVGSPHQGTMMAQAIPRVLLPGAADMKIGSRLLHHLRCRSDQLSPVECHSFFCRWDLMVCPGWKAVLPQGSIQEIPVWTHHQLMKHPNALRIIGKAVNQS; translated from the coding sequence ATGATCCCCCTCGTTTTGGTCCATGGTCTTTGGGACCGACCAAGGGTGTTTCATCGATTGATTCAGGCCATGGATCAATCGCAACGAGACTTGTTGGCGCCCCATCTCCCCCATGGTCTTGGGGACGTGCCCCTGCGTCAGTTGGCCCAGCGGTTGGATGAGCAGATCCGCCATCGGTTTGGCGCCGACACATGCGTCGATCTTCTGGGTTTTTCGATGGGCGGAATCATTGGCCGGATCTGGCTTCAGGACTTGGGAGGAGCAGCTCGGACCCGCCGCTTTTTCAGTGTGGGAAGTCCCCATCAGGGCACGATGATGGCCCAAGCCATTCCGCGTGTGCTCCTACCAGGCGCCGCTGACATGAAAATTGGCAGTCGACTCTTACACCATTTGCGCTGCCGTTCCGATCAGTTGTCGCCTGTGGAATGTCACAGTTTTTTCTGCCGTTGGGATTTGATGGTGTGCCCTGGATGGAAGGCTGTGCTGCCACAAGGATCGATTCAAGAGATTCCTGTTTGGACGCACCATCAATTAATGAAGCATCCGAATGCCTTGAGAATCATTGGCAAAGCGGTGAACCAGTCCTGA
- the folB gene encoding dihydroneopterin aldolase, whose translation MDAIQIRDLELWAHVGVLEQERRDGQWFCLDIQFQLDLSSAAAADDLSTSLDYSLAIQALQRLAREICCLTIEHFSEQVLDRLQELYGPVPIGLRLTKCSAPVPGFRGLVAVERSRGGGMPPTP comes from the coding sequence ATGGATGCCATCCAGATCCGTGATTTAGAGCTGTGGGCACATGTGGGTGTGCTTGAGCAAGAACGCCGAGATGGCCAATGGTTTTGCTTGGACATCCAATTTCAACTGGATCTCAGCTCAGCGGCTGCGGCAGATGATTTGAGCACCAGCCTGGATTACAGCCTGGCGATCCAGGCCTTGCAAAGGCTGGCTCGGGAGATTTGCTGTCTCACCATTGAGCATTTCAGTGAACAGGTGCTCGATCGGTTGCAGGAGCTTTACGGCCCCGTCCCAATTGGGTTGCGCCTCACGAAGTGTTCGGCGCCGGTGCCTGGATTTCGTGGTTTGGTTGCGGTTGAGCGATCCCGTGGTGGTGGGATGCCACCAACGCCATGA
- a CDS encoding glutamate-5-semialdehyde dehydrogenase: MNTVPEPSAELLARAGAVRLAAVELGQTNNGQRSRALHAMADALQERSSLIVAANAQDLERSAAEGLASALMARLKLDATKLQASIDGVRKVASLSDPLGLRQLHRELDTDLVLERITVPLGVVGVIFEARPDAVVQIASLAIRSGNGALLKGGSEARCTNEAVMDALRAGLAREESDVSPDALALLTTREESLGLLRLDGLVDLIIPRGSNELVRFIQDNTRIPVLGHADGVCHLYVDAAADVTKATRVAVDSKTQYPAACNAIETLLVHHSIAADFLAEAVPAFQAAGVTLRGDAASQSLGVKESAKEEDWSTEYLDLTLSVRVVDDLAAATEHIRRYGSRHTEVILTEDLATADRFLAAVDSAGVYHNCSSRFADGFRYGFGAEVGISTQTLPPRGPVGLEGLVTYRYRLRGDGHIAADYAVGRRAFTHQDLPL, from the coding sequence ATGAACACCGTTCCAGAGCCTTCAGCTGAATTGCTTGCTCGGGCGGGAGCCGTGCGGTTGGCCGCTGTAGAGCTGGGCCAAACCAACAACGGGCAGAGATCTCGCGCCCTTCATGCCATGGCGGATGCTTTGCAGGAGCGATCGTCATTGATCGTGGCCGCCAATGCCCAGGATTTGGAGCGATCTGCGGCAGAGGGGCTCGCTTCAGCTCTGATGGCTCGTTTGAAGCTTGATGCCACCAAACTTCAGGCGTCAATTGATGGCGTCCGAAAAGTCGCATCACTGTCTGATCCCCTCGGCCTTCGCCAACTCCACAGGGAGCTCGATACTGATCTGGTGTTAGAGCGCATCACGGTGCCCCTTGGTGTTGTAGGCGTCATCTTTGAGGCACGGCCTGACGCCGTGGTTCAGATTGCGTCTCTGGCCATTCGCTCTGGTAACGGTGCCTTACTAAAAGGGGGCAGTGAGGCCCGTTGCACCAACGAGGCGGTGATGGACGCCCTTCGAGCGGGCCTGGCTCGAGAGGAGAGCGATGTTTCGCCGGATGCTCTCGCGCTGCTCACGACCCGAGAGGAAAGCTTGGGACTGTTGCGTCTCGATGGGCTTGTGGACCTGATTATTCCTCGGGGAAGCAATGAGTTGGTGCGCTTTATTCAAGACAACACCCGCATACCCGTGTTGGGCCATGCCGATGGGGTTTGTCATTTATATGTCGATGCTGCTGCTGATGTGACAAAGGCCACGCGTGTGGCGGTAGACAGCAAAACCCAATATCCAGCGGCGTGCAATGCCATCGAAACGCTGTTGGTGCATCACAGCATTGCCGCTGATTTTCTGGCGGAGGCCGTTCCTGCTTTCCAGGCAGCAGGGGTCACGCTCCGGGGAGATGCGGCGAGCCAATCCTTGGGCGTGAAGGAGTCAGCAAAGGAGGAGGACTGGTCAACGGAGTATCTCGATCTCACCCTCTCGGTGCGGGTGGTCGACGACCTGGCCGCTGCTACCGAACACATTCGCCGGTATGGCTCTCGCCATACCGAGGTGATCTTGACCGAGGACCTTGCCACGGCTGACCGGTTCTTGGCTGCTGTGGATAGTGCCGGGGTCTATCACAACTGTTCCAGCCGGTTTGCCGATGGTTTTCGCTATGGGTTTGGAGCTGAAGTTGGCATCAGCACGCAAACACTCCCGCCACGAGGGCCTGTGGGGCTCGAGGGTTTGGTGACTTACCGCTATCGACTCCGAGGGGATGGTCACATTGCGGCGGATTACGCCGTCGGACGTCGTGCGTTCACCCATCAGGATCTACCGCTCTGA
- a CDS encoding ROK family protein, whose product MSSDQVIGIDLGGTAIKLARFNRSGDVLAELQIPTPQPPVPGAVTMALCEAIDQLDPDHLADLVGVGLPGPMDANARVARVCINLSGWDDVPLADWLEPRLQRQVTLANDGNCAVVGEAWLGAARGFEDVVLLTLGTGVGGGVILGGALFTGHNGAAAEPGLIGIHPDGPPCNSGNQGSLEQFASIAALRRLCDVDPRELSDRADAGDLQAKAIWQQYGTTLGVGIASLVYVFTPQRVLLGGGLAAASAHFLPDVRREVEARVQAVSREGLSIEACALGNGAGRLGAARLALQRLSG is encoded by the coding sequence ATGTCCTCTGATCAGGTCATCGGTATCGATCTGGGTGGGACGGCGATCAAGTTGGCGCGTTTCAACCGTTCTGGGGATGTGCTGGCAGAACTGCAAATTCCGACGCCTCAACCTCCAGTTCCTGGGGCGGTAACGATGGCCTTGTGTGAAGCGATCGACCAGCTGGACCCCGATCATCTCGCCGATCTCGTCGGTGTTGGTTTGCCCGGGCCGATGGATGCCAATGCACGGGTCGCCAGGGTTTGCATCAACCTCTCAGGTTGGGACGACGTCCCTTTGGCGGATTGGTTGGAACCTCGATTGCAACGTCAAGTCACCCTCGCGAATGACGGAAACTGTGCCGTGGTTGGGGAAGCCTGGCTTGGGGCGGCTAGAGGATTCGAGGATGTCGTGTTGCTCACCCTTGGAACAGGTGTTGGGGGGGGAGTGATTCTTGGGGGTGCGTTATTCACCGGCCATAACGGTGCCGCGGCTGAGCCCGGTTTGATTGGCATTCATCCGGATGGTCCGCCTTGCAACAGCGGCAACCAGGGATCTTTGGAGCAGTTCGCCAGCATTGCGGCGTTGCGACGTCTTTGTGACGTCGATCCCAGAGAACTGAGTGATCGAGCCGACGCTGGTGATCTTCAGGCAAAGGCCATCTGGCAGCAGTACGGAACAACCCTTGGCGTTGGGATCGCGTCGTTGGTTTATGTGTTCACTCCTCAGCGTGTTCTCCTCGGCGGTGGTTTGGCTGCTGCGTCCGCTCACTTTCTCCCTGACGTTCGGCGTGAAGTGGAGGCCCGTGTTCAGGCTGTGTCACGGGAAGGGCTATCGATCGAGGCCTGTGCGCTTGGTAATGGTGCTGGCCGTCTTGGCGCTGCTCGTTTGGCGTTGCAGCGTCTCAGTGGCTGA
- a CDS encoding translocation/assembly module TamB domain-containing protein, producing the protein MRITRRKVLPITGGFLLISAGVVGLHAMDRWTAAEVDRWRPALERSLAGPVGHPIRIGAYQGLRPFGLAFGPSRISPSTVDPSQVRLAGFTVTLDPLASLRRWKPVVALKLRGLEAQLQRNDAGRYWTFGGSNSKNPPPNLELRYSFDQPARFTLKPGSDELALQSRGAIRLDDSSFQTSSSVSWLGQAGTLRLDGSGRWDRPQFDLRTRAKSIQLNRLAAFLPLSAEAAVGGQLDGDLRLRWSGKTLGCEGDLNINRFRVQTTALPSELRSGRIRLECQKERVQLAPVQMRSGDITTTASGSIEFQRRLQFKLAVRRRSNDDALNVQIAGPWAAPTWRVAGRFSPKPTSMLQGPVSLQGDGRVVLDPSAQPRLVIRNLGLKAPGARLAVSGELGQRTQLRSTEFLMLPAFWEQVPSLQATLGVAAPVEGELAINGPINSPGVQLKFAQAKNPLLDRWSLKAQWSAARSVLDLDQFSSPLMRASANLPLAWSDGMVQTGDLQAGLELQSFDLQRLSALVGTPLGGTLSVRGRLAGPLDALQPNLAISLDQPRVSSIALSELWSGRLEGGVGDGAQLEMASASSFADGALTADFAANGWPSSLRLKRGMGFLRLKGDQRGYSWDAAGLTLDGIQVAIPTQQRFESIAGELNGSGQLAFAPLSLNGRLTVEAPRIGALAMQKAVLEGGLQNGRFEANAVLSPLLGSLTINAKGVVNGALNSRVDANGLDVNWLLGLSRQLRGPVRLDGVPLGRADDLGTLVINTFGGSLDGQLKALIKARQALRVYALAHPDQGPQLERLEGRLDAVATLKGPRLKELVADVQAKAHLWTNGDDQAQALQLEPVVATVKGPLFGGVGNFSFLHLPFPLLALIAPVPPMMKGALGAKGSYDLRGESPLIRSSLTLESATLGDQPLRFERDSLVVKDQALRLDLALKCGESDEVVAIYGAVPFDPSSELNLQVESHGDALNYLAALSGGNVKIQAGSTDLRLILRGSLTQPVANGFVVVSDGNITLGQQNVSRINASMLFDFDRLELQRLEARVGSDGTLSGAGSIGLFQEKVVESPLTFALTTAKIRQEIARYQVDGTLIVKGALARPSIGGELTLSDGLITPRSGVLAKARQGSLRPGLLPANQSGASDDTPSDVSMINLVEEKWDFKDPLVLMGPGTPLPASQERLKNLMPNLPAVRLENLRLALGPDLEVKMPPFISFRGGGQLLLNGPLDPSLQARGLIRLEKGRVTLFTTTFILDSKVSNVAVFTPSMGLVPYVDVAMKARVSDGVSIGESDRATTANVFETNGLGALSIGDGQLNLVRITVEATGRADRFMGDLKLRSSPPMGKAELMGLIGGNSLTGLAGGGGAALATVVGQSLLSPVIGTLTDAFGQRMQIALFPTYVNPEVKSEEERTSGLVPPTFTLVTEIGLDVSDRFDLSVIAAPNNSDVPPQATVSYQVTPNTNVTGSMDTNGTWQSQFQVFFRF; encoded by the coding sequence ATGCGGATAACGCGGCGAAAAGTCCTTCCGATCACCGGCGGCTTTCTCCTGATCAGTGCAGGGGTCGTTGGACTGCATGCCATGGATCGATGGACTGCAGCCGAAGTTGATCGATGGCGGCCAGCCCTGGAGCGTTCTCTTGCTGGGCCCGTCGGTCATCCGATCCGCATCGGTGCGTACCAAGGTCTTCGCCCATTTGGACTGGCGTTCGGTCCAAGCCGTATCTCGCCCTCCACGGTCGATCCTTCGCAGGTTCGTTTGGCTGGCTTCACGGTGACGTTGGATCCCCTGGCCAGCTTGCGACGCTGGAAACCCGTGGTTGCCTTGAAACTTCGTGGATTAGAGGCACAACTTCAACGCAACGACGCTGGGCGCTATTGGACCTTCGGCGGGTCCAATAGCAAGAATCCCCCTCCCAATCTTGAGCTTCGTTATTCCTTTGATCAGCCTGCACGGTTCACCCTTAAGCCGGGTAGTGATGAATTAGCGCTTCAAAGTCGCGGAGCGATTCGGCTCGACGACTCCAGTTTTCAGACGTCGTCCAGCGTGAGTTGGTTGGGACAGGCGGGGACGTTGCGTTTGGACGGCAGTGGTCGTTGGGATCGACCCCAGTTCGACCTTCGTACCCGTGCCAAGTCCATTCAATTGAACAGGCTTGCGGCCTTCTTGCCGTTGTCGGCCGAAGCTGCTGTTGGTGGGCAGCTGGATGGTGATCTGCGGTTGCGTTGGTCTGGCAAAACGTTGGGATGCGAAGGGGATCTCAATATCAATCGTTTTCGGGTGCAGACGACGGCCCTTCCCAGCGAACTTCGCTCGGGTCGGATTCGCTTGGAATGTCAAAAAGAGCGTGTTCAACTTGCACCTGTGCAGATGCGAAGTGGTGACATAACGACCACAGCATCAGGGTCGATTGAATTTCAAAGGCGGCTGCAGTTCAAGTTGGCTGTGCGTCGCCGATCAAACGATGACGCGCTGAATGTTCAGATTGCGGGGCCTTGGGCAGCTCCTACTTGGCGTGTGGCGGGGCGATTCAGTCCCAAGCCCACATCAATGTTGCAGGGCCCGGTTTCTCTTCAGGGGGATGGAAGGGTCGTTCTTGACCCATCCGCTCAGCCTCGTTTGGTAATTCGAAATCTGGGGTTAAAGGCACCAGGGGCGCGTTTGGCTGTGTCCGGCGAATTGGGGCAACGCACGCAGCTTCGAAGCACTGAGTTTTTGATGCTTCCTGCCTTTTGGGAACAAGTTCCTTCCCTCCAGGCCACATTGGGTGTAGCGGCTCCGGTCGAAGGAGAGCTTGCGATTAACGGGCCGATCAATTCCCCCGGAGTGCAACTCAAATTTGCTCAAGCCAAGAACCCGTTGTTGGACCGTTGGTCGTTGAAGGCTCAATGGTCTGCAGCGCGTTCGGTGCTGGACCTTGATCAGTTCAGCAGTCCGTTGATGCGTGCCTCAGCAAACTTGCCACTTGCCTGGTCTGACGGAATGGTGCAGACCGGCGATCTGCAGGCGGGGCTCGAGCTCCAATCCTTCGATCTTCAACGTCTATCAGCTTTGGTTGGGACGCCGCTTGGGGGCACGTTGTCCGTGCGCGGTCGTTTGGCCGGACCGCTGGATGCTTTGCAGCCGAACCTCGCCATCAGCCTCGATCAACCGCGGGTGAGTTCTATTGCTCTATCGGAACTCTGGAGTGGACGTCTTGAGGGGGGGGTTGGTGATGGGGCCCAGTTGGAGATGGCCTCGGCGAGTTCGTTTGCTGATGGAGCACTCACTGCCGATTTTGCTGCCAATGGCTGGCCCTCTTCCCTCCGGCTCAAGCGCGGTATGGGCTTTCTCCGCCTGAAGGGTGATCAGCGGGGATACAGCTGGGACGCTGCCGGATTAACGCTCGATGGAATCCAGGTTGCGATCCCAACTCAACAACGCTTTGAGTCCATTGCAGGCGAGCTCAACGGTTCCGGTCAACTGGCTTTCGCGCCGTTGAGCTTGAACGGCAGGCTCACGGTCGAGGCACCACGCATCGGGGCTCTTGCGATGCAAAAAGCTGTATTGGAGGGGGGGCTTCAGAACGGCCGGTTTGAAGCAAATGCCGTCCTCTCGCCTCTTCTTGGATCGCTCACGATCAATGCCAAGGGGGTGGTGAATGGGGCACTTAACAGTCGGGTTGATGCCAATGGACTCGACGTGAATTGGCTTCTGGGTTTATCCCGTCAACTGCGCGGTCCAGTCCGTCTTGATGGAGTGCCCTTGGGTCGTGCTGATGATCTTGGAACGTTGGTGATTAATACGTTCGGTGGGTCGTTAGACGGCCAATTGAAGGCCCTGATCAAGGCGCGTCAGGCGTTGAGGGTGTACGCCCTAGCTCACCCAGATCAAGGGCCGCAGTTGGAACGTCTTGAAGGACGGCTCGATGCAGTTGCCACCTTGAAAGGTCCGCGCTTGAAGGAGCTTGTGGCTGATGTTCAAGCCAAAGCGCATCTCTGGACTAATGGTGACGATCAAGCCCAAGCTCTGCAGCTGGAACCGGTTGTAGCAACCGTGAAGGGTCCTCTCTTTGGGGGGGTGGGGAACTTCAGCTTCTTGCATCTGCCCTTTCCCTTGCTGGCGCTGATTGCCCCTGTTCCACCAATGATGAAGGGGGCTTTAGGGGCCAAGGGGAGTTATGACCTCAGGGGTGAATCGCCGCTGATTCGTTCTTCCCTCACCTTGGAGTCGGCGACCCTTGGCGATCAGCCGCTTCGTTTTGAGCGTGATTCGCTGGTCGTCAAAGACCAAGCCCTTCGGCTGGATTTGGCCCTGAAGTGTGGTGAGAGCGATGAAGTGGTGGCGATCTATGGCGCTGTCCCGTTTGATCCTTCGTCTGAGCTCAATCTTCAGGTGGAAAGCCATGGAGATGCCTTGAACTACCTGGCGGCTTTATCGGGAGGCAACGTCAAAATTCAGGCAGGCAGTACAGATCTACGTCTGATTTTGCGGGGTTCGCTGACCCAGCCTGTGGCCAATGGCTTCGTGGTGGTGTCGGACGGCAACATCACGCTGGGACAGCAGAACGTGAGCCGAATTAATGCCTCGATGCTCTTTGATTTTGATCGGCTTGAACTTCAGCGGCTCGAGGCTCGTGTGGGTTCCGACGGCACCCTGAGCGGAGCTGGATCCATTGGTTTATTTCAAGAGAAAGTGGTGGAGAGTCCACTCACCTTTGCGCTTACGACGGCCAAGATCCGTCAGGAGATTGCGCGCTATCAGGTCGATGGAACTCTGATTGTCAAAGGGGCTTTGGCACGGCCGTCGATTGGCGGTGAACTCACCCTGTCCGATGGATTGATCACGCCGCGATCGGGGGTGTTGGCTAAAGCCCGACAAGGGAGCTTGAGACCAGGTCTCTTGCCGGCAAATCAGTCCGGTGCTTCGGACGACACACCCTCCGACGTGTCCATGATCAACCTTGTGGAGGAGAAGTGGGATTTCAAGGATCCCTTGGTGTTGATGGGTCCTGGTACACCGTTGCCTGCCTCGCAGGAGCGGCTGAAGAACTTGATGCCAAACCTGCCCGCCGTGCGCCTTGAAAATCTCAGGCTGGCCTTGGGTCCGGACTTAGAGGTGAAGATGCCCCCCTTCATCAGCTTCCGTGGTGGTGGACAACTTCTACTTAACGGACCGTTGGATCCGTCATTGCAAGCGCGCGGCTTAATTCGACTTGAAAAAGGACGCGTCACCCTTTTCACCACGACATTCATTTTGGATTCAAAGGTTTCGAATGTGGCGGTGTTTACCCCTTCTATGGGGCTCGTTCCCTACGTCGATGTCGCAATGAAAGCGCGGGTGTCGGATGGCGTCAGCATCGGCGAGTCCGACCGGGCAACCACCGCCAACGTGTTTGAGACCAATGGACTTGGCGCTCTGTCGATCGGTGATGGTCAATTAAATCTCGTTCGCATCACCGTGGAGGCCACTGGACGGGCCGATCGCTTCATGGGAGATCTCAAGCTGCGCAGTTCTCCACCAATGGGTAAAGCTGAGCTGATGGGATTAATTGGTGGCAACTCCTTAACCGGTTTGGCAGGAGGAGGGGGTGCGGCCTTGGCCACGGTGGTGGGTCAGTCTTTGCTCTCGCCAGTGATTGGAACGCTCACGGACGCCTTTGGCCAACGAATGCAGATCGCGCTCTTCCCCACTTACGTCAACCCTGAAGTGAAATCAGAAGAGGAACGCACCTCTGGCCTCGTCCCTCCCACCTTCACCCTGGTGACTGAAATTGGTTTGGATGTCAGCGACCGCTTTGACCTGTCCGTGATCGCGGCACCGAATAATTCCGATGTCCCTCCTCAGGCCACGGTGAGCTACCAAGTCACCCCCAATACGAATGTGACGGGTTCGATGGATACCAATGGCACCTGGCAAAGCCAATTTCAGGTGTTCTTCCGGTTTTAA
- a CDS encoding Ycf51 family protein: MALDQLLLTAAPWLAWTGLGLAGLTVVGFIARWGIRFRLVGVSSFTFLLAISSWAFGVSYTPPVVIEGAVRAPIVFDNGSDLVIAQIPIDIDPASITPTLEQIAGNLRGSGRGSRTVVVRLRGIESIGQGVGRPVILGETVRDFQAASGE; the protein is encoded by the coding sequence ATGGCCCTTGATCAGCTGCTCCTCACCGCAGCGCCATGGTTGGCCTGGACGGGCCTCGGGCTCGCTGGCCTCACCGTGGTGGGATTTATCGCTCGCTGGGGAATTCGTTTCCGACTCGTGGGGGTGAGCAGCTTTACTTTTTTATTGGCCATCAGCAGCTGGGCCTTCGGGGTCAGCTACACCCCGCCGGTTGTGATTGAAGGAGCTGTTCGGGCTCCGATTGTTTTTGATAACGGCAGCGATCTTGTCATCGCACAAATCCCCATCGACATCGATCCTGCATCGATCACCCCAACGCTCGAACAAATCGCTGGCAATTTGCGTGGATCTGGGCGAGGGAGCCGCACCGTTGTTGTGCGCTTAAGGGGTATCGAGTCCATCGGACAAGGCGTCGGCCGACCCGTGATTCTTGGTGAAACAGTGCGTGACTTCCAAGCTGCTTCAGGGGAATGA
- a CDS encoding DUF4332 domain-containing protein — MTSPTTQPFKDLPQSFRREQQELLRAGITTWPAVQAIDELQLSRLARSGLASARNLKRLRGIATLVCALDLPPQDAALLMHAGIASIPALASCTPERLVRQTGRLERSLGTRRQAVVDLNVAQDWINRAKQLMN; from the coding sequence ATGACATCGCCCACAACGCAGCCGTTCAAGGATCTACCCCAGTCGTTCCGACGGGAACAGCAAGAACTCCTACGGGCAGGAATCACAACCTGGCCTGCGGTGCAAGCCATTGATGAGCTGCAGCTCAGTCGTCTTGCCAGGAGCGGACTGGCATCAGCGCGCAACCTCAAGCGATTACGCGGCATCGCAACGTTGGTTTGTGCTCTAGACCTTCCCCCCCAGGATGCAGCGCTTCTGATGCACGCTGGAATCGCTTCGATTCCGGCCTTGGCCAGCTGCACTCCGGAGCGTTTGGTGCGACAAACAGGACGACTTGAGCGCAGTCTGGGAACCCGTCGCCAAGCCGTTGTTGATCTGAACGTGGCTCAAGACTGGATCAACCGAGCCAAACAACTCATGAACTGA
- a CDS encoding CocE/NonD family hydrolase, which translates to MFADSPAIRSRDQSLILTDGVRLISKLWFPESGGSWPALLMRQPYGRHIASTVTYAHPAWWAQQGFLVVVQDVRGQGDSDGVFSGFSQEANDTAETHAWVRALPECNGKLGCYGFSYQGLTQLLAPANSPPPDCFAPAMAGLDERDDWSCSGGAHWWHLGLGWGLQLAALQAKRRGDDQAWYKIRRSLEDGTYLREGPNLLKENDPQGMAWTWLQRDPRNRDHWPIHPVQSSWLKQPMLLLGGWWDPHLSGLLELWQRSKAAGGSPELMVGPATHLEWWPGVQTQLLRFFSQHLKGADIVRSTQRTHFWNITQSCWQEECTPPAIKWSLQSSGLACTDPTHGVLQSNCSGMGTEWIVHDPWRPMPAIGGHLSPSAGPADRATLDRRTDVATFNTPPLTTELQLFGHPQLSLRAQADHPGFDLCVSLSRCCEGGSTAEQLSTGVLRVLGSRAQMALEHVVQLQPLLATLKAGDQLRLSIAAAAWPAIGVNPGDDTTPSGAPSPQHRVVTLTLHLTDSKLQLIPMNSGKLDGE; encoded by the coding sequence ATGTTCGCTGATAGCCCAGCGATTCGATCTCGGGATCAGAGCCTGATCCTTACCGATGGTGTTCGGCTGATCTCCAAGCTTTGGTTTCCCGAATCGGGAGGTTCGTGGCCGGCGTTGTTGATGCGCCAGCCCTATGGGAGACACATCGCTTCAACAGTGACCTATGCCCATCCAGCCTGGTGGGCCCAGCAGGGCTTTCTTGTTGTCGTCCAGGACGTTCGCGGGCAAGGCGATTCCGATGGCGTTTTTAGTGGCTTCTCCCAAGAAGCGAACGACACAGCAGAAACCCATGCCTGGGTGCGCGCTCTCCCCGAATGCAACGGAAAGCTGGGTTGCTACGGCTTCTCCTATCAAGGCCTTACGCAACTTCTCGCACCAGCCAATTCTCCGCCACCGGATTGCTTTGCACCAGCGATGGCAGGACTCGATGAGCGTGACGACTGGAGCTGTTCAGGAGGTGCTCATTGGTGGCATCTCGGGCTGGGCTGGGGCTTGCAGCTAGCCGCCCTTCAAGCCAAACGACGTGGTGATGATCAAGCCTGGTACAAAATTCGTCGCAGCCTTGAAGACGGCACTTATCTCAGGGAAGGTCCCAACCTGCTGAAGGAGAACGATCCTCAAGGCATGGCATGGACATGGCTCCAGCGCGACCCTCGGAATCGTGATCACTGGCCGATCCATCCCGTTCAATCCAGCTGGTTAAAGCAACCCATGTTGTTGCTGGGTGGATGGTGGGATCCCCATCTTTCAGGGCTCCTGGAGCTTTGGCAGAGAAGCAAAGCTGCTGGCGGTTCTCCAGAACTCATGGTGGGGCCAGCCACACACTTGGAATGGTGGCCAGGCGTTCAAACACAACTCTTGCGCTTCTTCAGCCAACACCTGAAGGGAGCGGACATCGTGCGCTCAACCCAGCGAACGCATTTTTGGAACATCACACAATCCTGTTGGCAAGAGGAATGCACGCCTCCGGCGATCAAGTGGTCACTGCAAAGCTCGGGGCTGGCCTGCACCGATCCCACCCACGGAGTACTCCAATCAAATTGTTCCGGGATGGGAACCGAGTGGATCGTGCACGATCCCTGGCGCCCCATGCCTGCCATCGGCGGACATCTCAGCCCGAGTGCTGGGCCTGCAGACAGGGCAACGCTGGACCGTCGCACCGATGTAGCAACGTTCAACACTCCGCCACTAACAACGGAACTCCAGCTCTTCGGCCACCCCCAATTAAGCCTCAGGGCTCAAGCTGACCATCCCGGATTTGACCTCTGCGTCAGTCTTTCTCGTTGCTGTGAAGGGGGGAGCACGGCCGAGCAACTCAGCACCGGCGTTTTAAGAGTTCTCGGGAGCAGAGCACAAATGGCCTTGGAGCATGTCGTGCAACTGCAACCCCTACTGGCCACCTTGAAAGCCGGGGATCAACTGCGGCTCTCCATTGCCGCAGCTGCCTGGCCTGCCATTGGAGTCAATCCCGGTGACGACACCACGCCATCGGGTGCACCCTCTCCCCAACACCGTGTGGTGACACTGACATTGCATCTCACTGACTCCAAGCTGCAGCTCATCCCGATGAACTCCGGCAAACTGGATGGCGAGTGA
- a CDS encoding DUF3887 domain-containing protein produces MKLSAALLALVLSAPMGMAAPQDGEQLTTTELSATEATAAAELALGALKDRDGDELHGALAEAVRTSVSKDKVQQRLNKLTSIRRTRVVGVAPGYNTTTIDAVVVTADGDQPLLMVLDEDGKLLAWKWSQQVQPIEATALEFVRHLVAEQWVFARSKLSLQLQEELSPADLERKWTKLNRVSGGFRELKDAVIASQGGDQQLVLVAVAFGKATSNLFVIFDEQGRIINVDISRDFV; encoded by the coding sequence GTGAAGCTGTCCGCCGCCCTGCTGGCTCTCGTTCTTTCAGCCCCAATGGGTATGGCCGCTCCACAGGATGGAGAGCAGCTCACAACAACTGAACTGTCCGCAACTGAAGCCACCGCTGCCGCCGAGCTGGCGTTAGGGGCCCTCAAAGATCGGGATGGGGATGAACTGCATGGAGCCCTGGCCGAAGCGGTTCGCACCAGCGTGAGCAAAGACAAGGTTCAACAGCGTCTCAACAAGCTCACCAGCATTCGCCGCACCCGCGTGGTGGGGGTTGCTCCTGGGTACAACACGACAACCATTGATGCGGTTGTGGTGACAGCAGATGGCGATCAACCCCTGTTGATGGTGCTCGATGAAGATGGGAAGTTGCTGGCCTGGAAATGGAGTCAACAGGTCCAACCGATTGAAGCCACAGCTCTTGAATTCGTTCGACACCTTGTTGCAGAACAGTGGGTCTTCGCCAGGAGCAAACTCTCTCTCCAATTGCAAGAAGAGCTGTCTCCAGCTGATCTGGAGCGCAAATGGACCAAGCTCAATCGCGTTTCCGGCGGCTTCCGTGAGCTGAAGGATGCGGTGATTGCTAGCCAGGGAGGGGACCAGCAGTTGGTACTGGTTGCTGTGGCGTTCGGTAAAGCGACGTCCAACCTTTTTGTGATCTTCGATGAACAAGGTCGGATCATCAACGTCGACATCTCGAGAGATTTCGTCTGA